The nucleotide window CGCCAAGGTGCTGATCAGCGACCCGAGCTGGGAGAACCACCGCGCGTTGTTCACGCAGGCCGGCTTCGAGGTGGGAACCTACCGCTACTACGACGCGGCAACGCGCAGCCTGAACTTCGACGGCATGCTGGCCGACCTGAAAGCCGCCGCGCCCGGCACCGTGGTGGTGCTGCACGCCTGCTGCCACAACCCGACGGGCTACGACATCACGCCGGCGCAGTGGGCGCAGGTGATCGACGCCGTGAAGGCCGGCAAGCTGACAGCCTTCCTCGACATGGCCTATCAAGGCTTCGCCGAGGGCATTGCCGAGGACGGCGCCGTGGTGGGCGAGTTCGTGGCGGCGGGGCTGGCTGTGTTCGTGTCCACCTCGTTCAGCAAATCCTTCAGCTTGTACGGCGAGCGCGTCGGCGCGCTGTCGGTGGTTTGCTCGTCGAAGGAAGAAGCCGACAAGGTGCTGAGCCAACTCAAGATCATGATCCGCACCAACTACAGCAACCCACCCACCCACGGCGGCGCCGTGGTGGCGATGGTTTTGGGCGACCCCAAGCTGCGCGCGCAATGGGAAGAGGAGCTGGCCGGCATGCGCACGCGCATCAAGGCCATGCGGCGCGCGCTGGCCGAAGGCTTGAAGGCTGCGGGTGTGAAGCAGGACATGGGCTTCATCACCACGCAGGTGGGCATGTTCAGCTATTCAGGCCTGTCGAAAGACCAGATGGTTCGGTTGCGCAACGAGTTTGGCGTCTACGGCACCGACACTGGACGCATGTGCGTGGCGGCGCTGAACGAGAAGAACGTTGGCTACGTCTGCGCGTCGATCGCCAAGGTGATATGAGTTTTTTTGGCTGCCTCGGGCGCCGATAAAGCCGCGACGCATCGCGGCTTTTTTATTTACAAAACTACTATTTTTATAGCTTCTCACGCTTGCCAGACAAGCGCGAGCGGCGGATTTAGTTCAAAAATCGTCGCTGGCGCCGAGTGCCAGGCTTTCGAAGCGCGTGAGCGGTTTGACAAACGCCAGCTTGACGGTGCCCGTCGGCCCGTTGCGCTGCTTGCCGATGATGATCTCGGCCACGCCAGGTTCGCGCGAGTCCTTGTTGTAATAGTCGTCGCGGTAGATGAACATGATGATGTCGGCGTCCTGCTCG belongs to Ottowia testudinis and includes:
- a CDS encoding amino acid aminotransferase → MSSLFSSVEMAPRDPILGLNEQFAADTNPDKVNLGVGVYFDENGKLPLLACVQAAEKALMDAHKPRGYLPIDGIAAYDNGVKALVFGTDSDVIKQGRVATVQALGGTGGLKIGADFLKKLNPNAKVLISDPSWENHRALFTQAGFEVGTYRYYDAATRSLNFDGMLADLKAAAPGTVVVLHACCHNPTGYDITPAQWAQVIDAVKAGKLTAFLDMAYQGFAEGIAEDGAVVGEFVAAGLAVFVSTSFSKSFSLYGERVGALSVVCSSKEEADKVLSQLKIMIRTNYSNPPTHGGAVVAMVLGDPKLRAQWEEELAGMRTRIKAMRRALAEGLKAAGVKQDMGFITTQVGMFSYSGLSKDQMVRLRNEFGVYGTDTGRMCVAALNEKNVGYVCASIAKVI